GTCCTTCGGTGCCGTCATGGGCATGGACTGGCATTCCTCCGGTATCACCACGAGCGTCATCGGGGCGTTGAAACGCGGTCTTACCCCGCTGGCCGGCGAGCTCGGCATCCATGTCTGCGGCGGCCGCGGCCAGCACTCCCGCAAGACGCCGGGCGAACTCATATCGATCGGCGATCGTGTCGGTTTCGATGGCGGCGCATTGGCAGAAGCGAGCCGCCTCGTCGCCAAGGTCGACAGTGCGGCCGTTCAGGACGGCTTCGATCTCTACCTGCACGGTTTCGTCGTCACGGACGATGCCAGGTGGGTGGTCGTCCAGCAGGGCATGAACGGCGACCGCCGGCAGGCGAGGCGCTATCACTGGCTCTCGGAGGGCCTGACAAGCTTCGTCGATGCGCCGCATAGCGCGATCGAAGGCAGAGAACAGGGCGAGATCGTCAATCTGGCCGACCGCCGCGCCGCCGCCTCGAGGACTGCGCAGCTCGATCTCCTCCAGTCATTCGGGCCCGACGGGCTCTTGCGCGAGGTCGCCCGGATCGAGTCTCGGGGGGCTCCTGTGGCCTCGCCGGCACAGCCGATGCTGCCGCATCTCTTCATGCCTGCCCATCACGATGTACGCGAAAGCGACGTCAATCTCCGGCGACTTCACGGCAACTTCGCCGCCGCCGCCGACCGTGGTCCGGCGGATTTCAAGGACCTGCTGCTGGTGCCGGGCGTGGGCGCGCGGACGGTCAAGGCGCTGGCAATGGTCGCGGAGGTGGTCCACGGGACGCCTTGCAGGTTCTCGGACCCTGCCCGCTTTTCGCTCGCCCATGGCGGCAAGGACCGCCATCCGTTCCCCGTGCCGGTGAAAGTCTACGACGAGACGATCAGGATCATGAAGTCCGCGGTCAGCAAGGGCCGGCTCGGGCGCGAGGAAGAGCTTGCGGCTCTGAAGCGGCTCGACGAGCAATCGCGCCGGCTGGAGCGCTACGTCACGGGGCCCGACCTCAAGGAGATCGTCGCGGGCGAATTCAGGGACTCCGCGCGTTTCGGCGGGCGCAGCATATTCGGCTGGGAACCGCACGACGACGAGGCAACCGCCGCGGAGCCAAGCGACCGCGCACGGCGCTGAGGCGGAACAATAATCGCAGCGATCGATTTACACAGCTGGGGCGCCTTGCGCGCACACCGCGTTCGCTGCCGCTGAGGATGGCGCTTCGGATACGGAGGCGCCGCCGGCATGCCAGTTGATGGAGTTTCCGATGACCGCTGCGATGACTACGATCGACCACGACACGATCCGCAATTGGATAGAAGCCCGCAAGGGGCAGCCGGCGCGCGTTAAGGGCGCAACCGAAGGCGGTGGTGGTCTGCTTCGCGTTGATTTCGGCAAACCGGAAGACACGCTGGAGAAAATTTCCTGGGACGAATTCTTCAAGATCTTCGACGACGAGAATCTGGCCTTCCTCCATCAGGACATGACTGACGACGGGCAACCCAGCCGCTTCTGTAAATTCATTAATCGGGACTGACCCGAAGACGGACCTCGGAGGAGAAGCGGAAGGAGCACTTGAGGCCGGAATGCCTTTACGGCGGAAAGGATCTCGCGATGCTTACGATCAAAAAACCGGAACCCGCGACGGAACGCGAAGGGCGCCCTGTGCCTCCTTTTACCGGCATCGAGCCGGCGCCTGCAAAGATCCGGAAGCCTTCGACCGACGATTGCGAACGCCTCGATGACCCGGATTCGCTTTTCTGGCGCGGCGTGTGGATGACCGTGTTTTAGGTCCGGAAAACTAGGCGTTACCGCCAAGTGTCTGCTCGAGCTCTTCGAGCCGCGCCGTCAGGCGCTGGATCTCGTCGCGCTTTTCGGCAACCACGTCTTTTGCTGTTTCGAGCCTGTCGCCTCCGGGCACCGTGCCAACGGCCGTGTGGGTCTCGGTCGCGATGGCGTCGATTTCGGATTGTAGCCGGGCGATGCGCTCGCGTAGTTCGTCGAGTTGGTTCCCGACCCCCGGCGCGCTCTTCCGATCTCGCCCCCATGCGTCGATCGGCTCGTCGACGCTCGGTGGGTCGAGCGGGCGCGCATCAGCCCCCGGGCGCGGTTCTCCATGTTTGTTCGTGCTCATGACTGAACTCCCGTAAGCGTCATCAACTCGAAAGCGACGTCTATGTTCCGTCGGCAGCGCTGACCGTCGCAGCAATCGGCGGGCAGCATGGAACTTCCCGCGACGGCTGCCGTTTTCCTTATCGCCACCTGGGAGGGTCCCATGCATTCCGAAGAATACCTCGAGCTTCACTACGACCTGCTGAGCCACAGGGCGCTCCTGTCGTGTGGCCGTAAGGCATACGTCCTGCCGGACATCTACGAGACCAAGGAAATGGCACAGATCGCTGCCCAGAAATTCGCCTGGGAAAAACTGGGACTGAAAGAGCGGGCAGCGGGCTGCCGCACCGCCGCCGACCTCCCGGTCTGGCTGCGCTGACGACTGCGGCGCGTGATCAGTGGCCGTGTGCTTCGCCGAGACCGTCCCCCGCATGCATGGCGGACTGCCACACGGTGACCGCAGGTCCTTCTGCGCCGAGAATGGGGTCCAGGCTCGGCAGCGGCACCAAGGCGATTGCCTTACGGTCATCCGCGGTCGCGGCGCCGCTCTGGATCTCGGCATCCTGACCTGGCGGATAGCCGCCGACGACCAGGAAATCCATGCTCGCCTCGTTCCGGCGGTGGCCCGTACCTGCCGGGAGGAGGATGACGTCGCCGGCTGCGACCTCGACCTCCTGTCCTTCCGGCCCTCCGATCAGCAGCCGTGCCCGGCCTTCCGCGATTCCGAGAACCTCGTGCGCACCGCAATGGTAATGGTGATGGGCAAAGACGCCGTTGCGCCACAGGCCGCGCCAACCATTGGCCCGGAAGCGTTCCTCTATCTGTGTGGCTCCATTTTCCGTAACGTCGACCGCTTGACGATAGACCAGGACCGGCAGGCGCGGGTTGTTCGGTACGCCGCCGCTTTCGGCGAACATGAGCTCTTCGATTTTCATTGGTTTTCTCCTCGGCGCAGTATGTTCCGTTCCCTGCCGAACCGGAACGAATTGCGCGGCTGTATGTTTCCTTCAATCGTGCTCAGAATAGACTCCGGCCGCGAACAAAGATGAATGCTGGCAAAGAAGGGGACCTTTCATGCCATACAAGCTCTATTACTGGGATGGTATTCCCGGCCGCGGTGAATTCGTGCGCCTCGCGCTGGAGGAGGCCGGCGCGGATTACGTCGACATTGCCCGCCAGCCGGGCGGCACGAATGAAATGCTGAAGCTTATGAAGGAGCCCGGTGAAGCCGCCGCTCCCTTCGCTCCCCCGTTCCTCGTCGATGGCGACCTCGTCATAAGCCACGTCGCCAACATCCTTTTTTATCTCGGGCCGAGGCTCGGCCTTGTTGCCGAGGACGAGGGACTTCGAACCCTCACCAATGGTCTGCAGCTGACGATCACCGATTTCGTCGCTGAGATTCACGACACGCATCATCCGATCGCCGTGTCCCTCTATTTCGAGGACCAGAAGCCTGAAGCGCTGAGGCGGTCGGCCGATTTCCTCTCCGAGCGTCTGCCGAAGTTTCTCGGCTATTTCGAACGCGTGCTCACACAGAACCCCAAAGGGCCGAGCCATATGGTCTCGGACCGGTTGAGCTACGTCGATCTTTCGCTTTTCCAGGTGATCGAAGGCCTCCGCTATGCCTTTCCCAAGGCGATGGATGCCTATGAGGCAAACATCCCCGGACTGGTCGCCTTGCATGATGCCGTTCGTGCACGCCCGAGAATTCTGAGCTATCTGGCCTCGGAGCGGCGGCTCGCCTTCAACGAATCCTGCGTCTTCCGCCACTATCCGGAACTCGACCGGCAGTCCTGACCGTCAACCGATGCGAGCCTTGACCTTGGCGAGATCGTCGACAAACCGGGCGCGTTCCGCTTCGGGGTCGGATCTGCCTCGGATTCTCAGAAGATAGGAGGGGTGGATGGTCACGAGAACGGAGAAGCCCCCGGGCGCCGTCAGAAGCTCGCCGCGGTTTCTGGTGACACCCACGCTTCGCCCGAGCAGGGACATCAGCGCCGTGGCCCCGAGCGCGACGACGATTTCGGGGCGGAGCTCATCGAGTTCGGCGCCGAGCCACCAGGCGCAGGCCTGAATCTCACCGGCATTCGGCCGCGAATGCAGCCGGCGCTTGCCGCGCTGTTCGAATTTGAAGTGTTTGACGGCATTGGTGAGATAGCACTCCGACCGATCGATCCCGGCTTCGTGCAGGCATTCGTCCAGGATGCGCCCGGCGGGTCCGAC
The genomic region above belongs to Sinorhizobium meliloti and contains:
- a CDS encoding DUF763 domain-containing protein; this encodes MAQRAGNADLPLHGGRVPRWLGDRMTRLGALVTEAVVHHYGRDEFLRRLAHPFWFQSFGAVMGMDWHSSGITTSVIGALKRGLTPLAGELGIHVCGGRGQHSRKTPGELISIGDRVGFDGGALAEASRLVAKVDSAAVQDGFDLYLHGFVVTDDARWVVVQQGMNGDRRQARRYHWLSEGLTSFVDAPHSAIEGREQGEIVNLADRRAAASRTAQLDLLQSFGPDGLLREVARIESRGAPVASPAQPMLPHLFMPAHHDVRESDVNLRRLHGNFAAAADRGPADFKDLLLVPGVGARTVKALAMVAEVVHGTPCRFSDPARFSLAHGGKDRHPFPVPVKVYDETIRIMKSAVSKGRLGREEELAALKRLDEQSRRLERYVTGPDLKEIVAGEFRDSARFGGRSIFGWEPHDDEATAAEPSDRARR
- a CDS encoding cupin domain-containing protein, which translates into the protein MKIEELMFAESGGVPNNPRLPVLVYRQAVDVTENGATQIEERFRANGWRGLWRNGVFAHHHYHCGAHEVLGIAEGRARLLIGGPEGQEVEVAAGDVILLPAGTGHRRNEASMDFLVVGGYPPGQDAEIQSGAATADDRKAIALVPLPSLDPILGAEGPAVTVWQSAMHAGDGLGEAHGH
- a CDS encoding glutathione S-transferase, with the translated sequence MPYKLYYWDGIPGRGEFVRLALEEAGADYVDIARQPGGTNEMLKLMKEPGEAAAPFAPPFLVDGDLVISHVANILFYLGPRLGLVAEDEGLRTLTNGLQLTITDFVAEIHDTHHPIAVSLYFEDQKPEALRRSADFLSERLPKFLGYFERVLTQNPKGPSHMVSDRLSYVDLSLFQVIEGLRYAFPKAMDAYEANIPGLVALHDAVRARPRILSYLASERRLAFNESCVFRHYPELDRQS
- a CDS encoding UdgX family uracil-DNA binding protein (This protein belongs to the uracil DNA glycosylase superfamily, members of which act in excision repair of DNA. However, it belongs more specifically to UdgX branch, whose founding member was found to bind uracil in DNA (where it does not belong), without cleaving it, appears to promote DNA repair by a pathway involving RecA, rather than base excision.): MPKQPAKLGPAVAGEHAEATTIASLRRQAESCERCDLYKNATQLVFGEGPVDARVVLVGEQPGDREDLAGRPFVGPAGRILDECLHEAGIDRSECYLTNAVKHFKFEQRGKRRLHSRPNAGEIQACAWWLGAELDELRPEIVVALGATALMSLLGRSVGVTRNRGELLTAPGGFSVLVTIHPSYLLRIRGRSDPEAERARFVDDLAKVKARIG